One Fusarium musae strain F31 chromosome 6, whole genome shotgun sequence DNA segment encodes these proteins:
- a CDS encoding hypothetical protein (EggNog:ENOG41), with protein MCQDRHLLFAPCGHSRHEERWTCKLAKSFIGFARFLLQKKCEPVSVIAIAIDWCPDCKVAFERVVRTIGAHPVTFDCLWDPRLMERYWSIKSENERVRPADPEVIGPIAFQCYDQIKYNKIRAGAKTVKRDMDSWELRCLQAEVRRLKPVCVWIEDYEHEPAETPEDQLNLCRVSLDETQKKAWHHGLVP; from the coding sequence ATGTGTCAAGACCGTCATCTTCTCTTCGCTCCTTGTGGCCACTCCCGGCACGAGGAGAGATGGACATGCAAGTTGGCCAAGTCCTTCATCGGTTTTGCCAGGTTCCTCCTCCAGAAGAAGTGCGAGCCAGTCAGTGTCATCGCAATTGCCATTGACTGGTGTCCTGACTGCAAGGTGGCCTTCGAGAGGGTCGTACGGACTATCGGAGCCCACCCTGTGACATTCGACTGCCTCTGGGACCCGAGACTGATGGAACGGTATTGGTCCATCAAGTCTGAGAACGAAAGGGTCCGGCCAGCTGATCCGGAGGTGATAGGCCCCATTGCTTTCCAGTGCTACGACCAGATCAAGTACAACAAGATCAGGGCGGGGGCTAAGACTGTCAAGAGAGACATGGACAGCTGGGAGTTACGCTGTCTACAGGCCGAAGTGCGGCGACTGAAGCCTGTCTGCGTGTGGATAGAAGACTATGAGCACGAACCCGCCGAGACTCCAGAGGATCAACTGAACCTTTGCAGAGTCTCACTGGATGAAACCCAGAAGAAGGCGTGGCACCACGGACTCGTCCCGTAA
- a CDS encoding hypothetical protein (EggNog:ENOG41) produces MTVIEDHPRPTLLRPPEHDESKSLIENVLDVTEIKVLGPDIFTNTQPQWHPPGARGIYGGAVIAQCLAAAQKTVPETFLVHSCHCYFLLAGNSEIPILYHVERVRDGRSYSTRTVQARQKGACIFTTTISFVRETPPEKKRREVSHAASLPKDVSPPTDDWDGEPEWARTGPFQSHRIEVLGAQDPNCKPQDRKSRQWMRSRQKISAGGGHQAHLNALAYMSDSYFIGTVSRLHGLWRFPFSPEEVPSLDEKTQEQVKSLCEFEGMGSNVEDWKGRAQVGMLVSLDHSIYFHEPMAVKADEWMFTEMESPWAGDGRGVVTQKIFGKDGALLATCFQEGVVRLKQDGGEKGAKL; encoded by the exons ATGACAGTCATTGAGGACCACCCTAGACCGACTCTACTGCGACCACCAGAGCACGATGAGAGCAAGTCTCTGATTGAGAATGTATTGGACGTCACAGAGATCAAGGTTCTAGGCCCT GACATCTTTACAAACACACAACCTCAATGGCATCCTCCTGGTGCTCGCGGTATCTATGGAGGTGCTGTCATTGCACAATGTCTTGCTGCCGCGCAAAAGACCGTCCCAGAGACGTTCCTAGTACACTCATGCCACTGCTACTTCCTGCTCGCGGGCAACTCTGAGATACCCATTCTCTACCACGTTGAGCGTGTACGCGACGGACGCTCGTACTCAACACGCACGGTCCAAGCGCGGCAAAAGGGCGCGTGCATCtttaccaccaccatcagtTTCGTGCGTGAGACACCTCCTGAGAAGAAGCGACGGGAGGTCAGCCATGCGGCAAGCCTGCCCAAGGATGTGAGCCCGCCCACGGACGACTGGGATGGCGAGCCAGAGTGGGCAAGGACTGGGCCGTTCCAGAGCCACAGAATTGAAGTATTGGGCGCCCAGGACCCAAACTGCAAGCCACAGGACCGCAAGAGCAGACAGTGGATGCGCTCGCGGCAAAAGATCTCAGCTGGTGGTGGCCACCAGGCACATCTCAACGCCTTGGCCTACATGTCAGACAGCTACTTCATCGGCACAGTCTCCCGCCTCCACGGACTGTGGCGCTTCCCGTTCTCCCCAGAAGAGGTGCCCTCgctggatgagaagaccCAGGAGCAGGTCAAGAGCCTGTGCGAGTTTGAAGGCATGGGCAGCAACGTGGAGGACTGGAAGGGGCGGGCACAGGTGGGAATGCTGGTGAGTCTGGATCACAGCATCTACTTCCACGAGCCAATGGCAGTCAAGGCGGACGAGTGGATGTTTACGGAGATGGAGAGTCCGTGGGCGGGAGATGGCAGGGGTGTTGTTACACAGAAGATATTTGGTAAGGACGGGGCGTTGCTGGCGACGTGTTTCCAAGAG GGTGTTGTTCGACTTAAGCAGGATGGCGGAGAGAAGGGTGCGAAGCTGTGA
- a CDS encoding hypothetical protein (EggNog:ENOG41), whose protein sequence is MSDAGDGTHKRSKSAAALSLLRRNNTRDEESGSEDGRLRRTPSSSNPINPMAHQQTPRGHGAKQSVSSAGLSPTASQSKSQQFLSSPSAEKSTASLEQSVRKFRFVEALRSGDTSSISRAIRETAENAPRASISSVGASAASALDDTTILHLAIQCAEFPVIEYVLSEGQGSIDVNARDKDGNTPLHLAAIQGRTTVVKLLLEQKDINDAIANAQGKLPLDVARNPEIFQLLQLSRSLFAEAKVKQVQELIARGNYGALAGVLEEHRVKTVLDINSPEFASEPFTVQTGGTLLHEAARKKNTNLIQVLLLHGADPFRRDRKGKLPQSVTNDDATKAILKKSPAAVAAQRGIQEKAVLGQAASQGTAGSASSDPLAGREAREMKGYLKKWTNYRKGYQLRWFVLEDGVLSYYKHQDDAGSACRGAINMRIAKLHMSPDEKTKFEIHGKSSVKYTLKANHEVEAKRWFWALNNSIQWSKDQAKEEEKRAARGAELLRQAKADPSTLSLQDSHSENTSVTDLRRNSSQLPSRSLSKISSVDQRPNHASPGTTGSFEEDEFVDVETDAGTSRAPRNGAPTHNDMDDDDDYGDDMSIHEEPTATKDALNITAQSAKLQLETMSHVHQALLNELNQNPNTPLSDNSVTQALGTYDAAIRSLSTLVADLLRISKDRDAYWQYRLDREANMRRMWEESMAQVAREQEVLEARVGEAEKRRKATKRALREVIESGIPIGVEEAMPRVEDTIVEKELSDDREKEDEEGKFEDAATKLSPVPPKSPTMNSVRRKPTIIVDLSESESEEEDEFFDAVDAGQVEVSELPAEEVKPKSQDIVVSGGLDISSSFKGYENGIRTRLKMDADDRPKISLWGILKSMIGKDMTKMTLPVSFNEPTSLLYRAGEDMEYADLLDLAADRADSIERLIYVAAFAASEYASTIGRVAKPFNPLLGETFEYVRPDKNYRFFIEQVSHHPPVGAAYAESPKWSYWGESAVKSKFYGKSFDINPLGTWFLKLRPTAGGKEELYTWKKVTSSVIGIITGNPTVDNYGVMEIKNWTTGEVAHVEFKPRGWKASSAYQVSGKVTDATGKVRVSLGGRWNSKLYARLTPGYEAAVDEPKESGGDMAHGGLTDPNRAYLIWKANERPTGIPFNLTPFVLTFNHIDDKLRPWLPPTDSRLRPDQRAMEDGEYDFAADEKNRLENAQRARRRLREERGEEFVPAWFRKARCEITGEEYWQFTGKYWERREKAGPNGDPQVAWEGLEPIYEDHVDEDTIR, encoded by the exons ATGTCTGACGCCGGTGACGG cacccACAAGCGGTCCAAATCCGCCGCCgctctttctcttttgcGACGCAACAATACTCGCGACGAAGAGTCCGGTTCCGAAGACGGGAGGCTTCGGAGAActccctcatcctcaaaccCAATCAACCCCATGGCGCACCAGCAGACCCCGCGAGGCCACGGGGCCAAGCAGTCCGTCTCCTCGGCTGGCCTCTCGCCTACAGCTTCTCAATCAAAGTCCCAGCAGTTCCTCTCATCACCCTCTGCCGAGAAGAGCACTGCAAGCCTCGAGCAGTCCGTTCGAAAGTTCAGGTTCGTCGAGGCACTCCGAAGCGGCGACACCTCATCCATTTCACGTGCCATTCGCGAGACAGCTGAGAATGCCCCGCGAGCGAGCATCTCATCAGTGGGCGCTTCTGCAGCAAGCGCTCTCGACGATACCACAATCCTTCACCTAGCGATCCAGTGTGCCGAATTCCCTGTCATTGAATACGTTTTGTCCGAGGGACAGGGATCGATCGATGTGAATGCCCGCGACAAGGATGGCAACACCCCGCTTCACCTGGCTGCAATCCAGGGCCGCACCACAGTCgtgaagcttcttctcgagcaAAAGGATATCAACGATGCTATTGCCAACGCCCAAGGCAAACTGCCACTCGACGTCGCACGAAACCCCGAGATCTTCCAGCTGCTGCAACTCTCACGATCGCTTTTCGCcgaggccaaggtcaagcaaGTCCAAGAGCTGATTGCGCGGGGCAATTATGGCGCACTCGCTGGTGTTCTCGAGGAGCACCGAGTCAAGACCGTCCTCGACATCAATAGCCCCGAATTCGCATCCGAACCATTCACAGTCCAGACTGGAGGCACGTTGCTTCACGAAGCtgcaagaaagaaaaacacCAACCTCATCCAGGTTCTGCTTCTGCATGGTGCCGACCCCTTCCGTCGCGATCGAAAGGGCAAGCTGCCTCAATCCGTTACAAACGACGATGCTACAAAGGCCATCCTCAAAAAGTCTCCAGCAGCTGTGGCTGCCCAGCGTGGAATCCAGGAGAAAGCCGTGCTGGGGCAGGCCGCTTCCCAGGGCACGGCAGGTTCTGCTTCCAGTGATCCTCTAGCCGGCCGAGAGGCTCGTGAGATGAAGGGGTATCTCAAGAAATGGACCAACTACAGGAAGGGCTACCAACTGCGATGGTTTGTGCTTGAGGACGGCGTTCTCAGCTACTACAAGCACCAAGACGATGCAGGCTCCGCATGCCGAGGTGCCATAAACATGCGTATCGCGAAACTCCACATGAGTCCTGATGAAAAGACAAAATTCGAAATCCATGGCAAATCCTCTGTCAAATATACCCTTAAAGCCAACCATGAGGTTGAGGCCAAGCGATGGTTCTGGGCTCTCAATAACTCCATCCAGTGGTCCAAGGACCAGGctaaggaggaagagaagcggGCAGCTCGAGGTGCGGAGCTCTTGAGGCAGGCCAAGGCCGACCCAAGTACACTTTCTCTCCAGGACTCTCATAGCGAGAACACCAGCGTCACAGATCTACGCAGGAATAGCTCTCAACTTCCAAGCAGGTCTCTGTCCAAGATATCGTCTGTGGATCAGAGACCAAACCATGCCAGCCCTGGTACAACCGGTAgctttgaggaagatgagtttgttgatgttgagactgATGCAGGCACCTCGCGGGCGCCCAGGAATGGAGCGCCAACGCATAACGATatggatgacgacgacgattaTGGCGACGATATGAGCATCCATGAAGAACCCACAGCTACTAAGGATGCACTCAACATTACTGCTCAATCAGCTAAGCTCCAGCTCGAAACAATGTCTCACGTGCACCAAGCTCTTCTCAACGAGCTGAACCAGAACCCGAACACACCTCTGTCTGACAACAGCGTGACACAGGCCCTGGGAACATACGATGCCGCCATTCGAAGTTTATCAACTCTGGTGGCCGACTTACTGCGCATTTCTAAAGACCGTGACGCCTACTGGCAATACCGCCTTGATCGTGAGGCAAATATGAGACGTATGTGGGAGGAAAGCATGGCGCAAGTGGCCCGTGAACAAGAGGTTCTGGAGGCTCGCGTTGgagaggccgagaagagaCGCAAGGCAACAAAGAGGGCGCTAAGAGAGGTGATCGAAAGTGGGATACCCATCGGTGTAGAAGAGGCCATGCCCCGTGTTGAGGACACAATTGTTGAGAAAGAATTGAGCGACGAcagagagaaggaagacgaagaaggaaAGTTTGAAGATGCGGCCACCAAATTGTCACCAGTACCGCCTAAATCGCCTACGATGAACAGCGTCCGAAGGAAACCCACAATCATCGTGGACTTGTCCGAGAGTgaatctgaagaagaggacgagtTCTTCGACGCTGTGGATGCTGGCCAGGTTGAGGTATCTGAACTGCCCGCGGAGGAGGTCAAGCCAAAATCCCAGGATATTGTCGTTTCTGGCGGTCTGGACATCAGCTCCTCTTTCAAGGGCTACGAGAACGGCATTCGAACAAGGCTCAAGATGGACGCCGATGACCGCCCCAAGATTTCTCTCTGG GGTATTCTGAAGTCGATGATTGGCAAGGACATGACCAAGATGACCCTGCCTGTTTCTTTCAACGAGCCAACTTCACTCCTCTACCGAGCCGGAGAGGATATGGAGTATGCCGATTTGCTTGACCTGGCTGCTGACCGAGCCGACTCGATTGAACGACTTATCTATGTGGCTGCTTTTGCTGCTAGTGAGTACGCATCAACTATTGGTCGTGTGGCTAAGCCTTTCAACCCCCTGTTGGGAGAGACGTTTGAGTATGTGCGGCCAGACAAGAACTACCGCTTCTTCATTGAGCAAGTCAGCCATCACCCTCCAGTCGGCGCTGCGTACGCCGAGTCACCTAAGTGGTCTTATTGGGGTGAATCAGCTGTGAAGTCGAAGTTCTATGGTAAATCCTTCGACATTAACCCGCTGGGTACATGGTTCCTCAAGCTTCGGCCTACCGCTGGAGGAAAGGAGGAGCTTTACACATGGAAAAAGGTTACATCGTCTGTCATTGGTATCATCACTGGAAATCCGACGGTCGACAACTATGGTGTCATGGAGATCAAGAACTGGACAACGGGCGAGGTGGCTCACGTTGAGTTCAAACCACGTGGCTGGAAGGCATCAAGCGCATATCAAGTATCTGGAAAGGTTACTGATGCAACTGGAAAGGTTCGCGTCAGTCTTGGTGGTCGCTGGAACTCGAAGCTGTACGCTCGCCTAACCCCAGGGTACGAAGCAGCTGTGGATGAACCTAAGGAGAGCGGCGGTGACATGGCCCACGGTGGTCTTACAGACCCCAACCGTGCGTATCTCATCTGGAAGGCGAATGAGCGGCCAACTGGCATACCTTTCAACCTGACACCATTCGTCTTGACTTTCAACCATATCGATGACAAGCTCCGACCATGGCTTCCACCTACTGACTCTCGCCTTCGACCTGATCAGCGGGCGATGGAGGATGGGGAGTACGATTTtgctgctgatgagaagaatcgACTGGAGAATGCTCAACGAGCGCGCCGGCGTCTCCGAGAAGAGCGTGGCGAGGAGTTTGTGCCAGCGTGGTTTCGAAAGGCGCGCTGCGAGATCACGGGAGAGGAGTATTGGCAATTTACTGGCAAATACTGGGAGCGACGCGAGAAGGCCGGTCCAAACGGTGATCCCCAAGTTGCGTGGGAGGGGTTGGAACCAATTTATGAAGACCATGTGGATGAGGATACGATTCGGTGA
- a CDS encoding hypothetical protein (EggNog:ENOG41) has translation MNAAKNMSKSLRHAKITPHRSSSRGHSDHGWLNTYHSFSFADWYDPRFSHFGSLRVLNEDRVKANSGFPTHPHRDFEIFSYILSGELTHRDSMLTKGKEGGQSDKFYRMHRGDVQFTTGGTGIAHSEFNEHKSDTVHFLQIWATPWKRGLTPRYHTRHFSDESKRQGFVKILSPLKGGEEATAQQEKDAEPVIPDTIPIHADFVMAAGIIEPSKKFEWTVGGGATEQTKRKVYVHVPMTKGGKAKIRLDGREDSEIQEGDGAFIDGVNAGDRLAVESIGEAEAEVVVLDTA, from the coding sequence ATGAACGCTGCAAAGAACATGTCCAAGTCTCTCCGTCACGCAAAGATCACTCCTCATCGCTCCAGCAGCCGAGGTCACAGTGatcatggctggctgaacACTTAccatagtttttcttttgccGACTGGTATGACCCGAGGTTCAGTCACTTTGGATCTCTTCGCGTTCTCAATGAGGACCGAGTAAAGGCCAACTCGGGTTTCCCTACTCACCCTCACCGGGACTTTGAGATCTTCAGCTACATCCTATCCGGAGAGCTCACACACCGAGACTCAATGCTcaccaagggcaaggagggAGGACAATCTGACAAGTTCTACCGCATGCATCGTGGCGATGTCCAGTTTACCACTGGTGGAACTGGCATTGCCCACTCGGAATTCAACGAACACAAGTCAGACACAGTCCACTTTCTTCAGATCTGGGCCACTCCCTGGAAGCGTGGTCTTACCCCTCGATACCACACCCGTCACTTCAGCGATGAGTCCAAGAGGCAGGGCTTTGTCAAGATCCTGAGCCCTCTCAAGGGAGGCGAGGAAGCTACAGCACAGCAGGAGAAGGACGCTGAGCCTGTCATCCCCGACACTATTCCCATCCACGCTGACTTTGTCATGGCCGCTGGTATCATCGAGCCAAGTAAAAAGTTTGAGTGGACCGTCGGTGGAGGCGCTACTGAGCAAACAAAGAGAAAGGTCTATGTGCATGTGCCCATGACCAAGGGTGGAAAGGCCAAGATCCGTCTAGATGGGCGGGAGGATTCAGAGATTCAAGAGGGTGATGGTGCCTTCATTGATGGTGTCAATGCCGGTGATAGGCTCGCCGTTGAGAGCATTGGtgaggctgaggccgagGTTGTCGTTCTTGATACAGCTTAA
- a CDS encoding hypothetical protein (EggNog:ENOG41) → MNFQNLNFDFVEAPRQGPPKRQTPGQHSIDDDDQSSQPILHPYYDLRQRVGRNSTNPSASPPGALFFAPSPPSLPPSKVTASTAEIYGPERLFGSDLPGGFAAPTPPTQTHHTAPPVAPPAAPTAPPAPTAPTPGSVRFDEAQLAMFAAENAARMASIKDELTIAAGKVTPGVDDTPYIQYALEALTRNHGGPSAAHFPSGSSNDYEEDYPQPRRYADEDMAGRYPQLTQPEPAYVEDRLPEPIETQAPRHEMPDTSVHPAPNARHHNEPAAHHNVPAVPRSPTPSDHSEPDQFAQKEKARPRSIPLDQAHPPLVFKPAILRPVFMCIFALLCLLMIAALIFCAVYSQKDGGFTPYPGSIYSGQYFLFRILPQIFAGVILIYAQSIVTASMRTVPFTAMADAEPRERYLALFRRLRPMTFLIPSFTGPWQFQCFSVCTWLANFTIPLMSTAFSCIFRDQGWVWAAVQGIAWTLVALYVLLLAATIALMMFWRNRWTGLLWDVRSVGHLLPLLSQSNTTSSYNTPEVIQSCAVQQDQLRQRALDRLGYWQLDGQQGGVWYGIGSVGDGGHPDYRTYDLVLKKPEISPASSLDDIEAEVRHCKYTPIALRTSVMLGSVILMTLLILAIVIVSFLPQTRLDQGYFPQVPARPGSGAFSAANFLYAFIPSLVGMIMFLLFQSLDNALRVHQPWADMSKSSGEIASKSILADYAACYPFQCTWKALRNGHWRVAVISFMATIFIFIPILAGGLFMALTNFRGQVKMFPNMPVFGVLLAFLFLYLGCLSLMLPGRRALRIPHSVDNLAEIISLTAARETLSDPAFLAVKDTTDLKARLGLDRSDPREQSMWYFGSSRDERYDSIRPMKRFTEKRMRSHRST, encoded by the exons ATGAACTTCCAAAACCTCAACTTCGACTTTGTGGAAGCACCTC GTCAAGGTCCACCAAAGAGGCAGACTCCTGGTCAACATTCAattgacgacgacgatcaaTCATCTCAACCAATTCTTCACCCATATTATGATCTTAGACAGCGTGTAGGACGAAACTCTACCAATCCTTCAGCATCACCGCCTGGTGCTCTGTTCTTTGCTCCGTCACCTCCTTCTCTGCCACCATCAAAGGTCACAGCCTCGACAGCTGAGATCTACGGCCCTGAACGATTATTCGGTTCTGATCTTCCCGGAGGGTTTGCGGCACCTACACCACCGACGCAGACGCATCACACTGCACCACCCGTTGCTCCTCCAGCTGCTCCAACTGCACCTCCAGCTCCTACGGCTCCTACACCTGGGTCCGTTCGATTCGACGAGGCTCAGTTGGCCATGTTCGCCGCTGAGAACGCAGCTCGCATGGCGAGTATCAAAGACGAGTTGACAATAGCCGCTGGCAAGGTCACTCCCGGCGTTGACGATACACCATATATTCAGTACGCTCTCGAGGCTCTCACGAGAAATCACGGCGGTCCTTCTGCTGCGCATTTCCCCTCCGGATCTTCCAATGACTACGAGGAGGACTACCCACAACCAAGACGGTACGCCGATGAGGACATGGCGGGGAGGTACCCTCAATTGACACAACCGGAGCCCGCTTACGTTGAAGATCGTTTACCAGAACCGATCGAGACGCAAGCTCCTCGCCACGAGATGCCCGATACCTCCGTGCACCCTGCGCCAAATGCTCGTCATCACAACGAGCCCGCTGCTCATCACAATGTACCAGCCGTTCCTCGGTCACCCACTCCTTCGGATCACTCTGAGCCTGACCAGTTTGCtcagaaggaaaaggctcgCCCTCGATCCATCCCCCTTGACCAAGCGCATCCTCCTCTCGTCTTCAAGCCCGCCATCCTTCGACCAGTCTTTATGTGCATCTTTGCCTTGTTGTGTTTACTCATGATAGCCGCTCTCATCTTCTGTGCTGTCTACTCGCAAAAGGATGGCGGTTTCACTCCGTATCCTGGAAGTATCTACAGCGGTCAATACTTTTTATTCAGAATCTTGCCTCAAATCTTCGCAGGAGTCATCTTAATCTACGCCCAATCCATCGTCACTGCTTCAATGCGAACTGTACCATTCACTGCCATGGCTGATGCTGAACCCCGAGAACGATATCTCGCACTCTTCCGACGATTGCGTCCTATGACATTTCTCATTCCCTCGTTCACAGGACCCTGGCAATTCCAGTGCTTCAGCGTGTGCACATGGCTTGCCAATTTCACGATCCCTCTAATGAGCACTGCCTTCTCATGCATCTTCAGGGACCAGGGTTGGGTATGGGCTGCAGTTCAGGGTATTGCTTGGACACTTGTCGCGCTCTATGTCTTGTTGTTGGCAGCCACCATcgcgttgatgatgttctgGCGCAACCGATGGACGGGGCTTTTGTGGGATGTTCGATCTGTGGgacatcttcttccccttTTAAGTCAGAGCAACACTACCAGTAGCTACAACACCCCGGAGGTTATTCAGAGCTGCGCTGTACAACAGGACCAACTTCGCCAACGTGCTCTTGACCGACTCGGATACTGGCAGCTGGATGGTCAACAAGGTGGCGTGTGGTACGGCATCGGCTCCGTTGGTGACGGTGGTCACCCTGATTACAGAACCTACGACCTCGTCCTCAAGAAGCCCGAAATCTCGCCTGCGTCTTCTCTCGATGACATTGAGGCTGAAGTTCGCCACTGCAAATACACCCCTATCGCCTTGCGAACTTCCGTGATGCTGGGCTCAGTCATCTTGATGACCCTCTTGATCCTCGCAATTGTTATTGTCTCCTTCTTGCCTCAGACTCGCCTGGACCAGGGATACTTCCCTCAGGTCCCTGCCCGACCTGGGAGCGGAGCTTTCTCTGCGGCCAACTTCCTCTACGCATTTATCCCCTCTCTGGTGGGCATGATTATGTTCTTACTTTTCCAAAGCCTCGACAACGCTCTCCGTGTCCACCAGCCTTGGGCAGATATGTCCAAGTCTTCTGGTGAGATTGCGTCCAAGTCCATCCTCGCCGATTACGCTGCTTGCTACCCCTTCCAGTGTACATGGAAGGCTCTCCGTAATGGCCACTGGCGTGTTGCTGTGATCTCTTTCATGGCCacaatcttcatcttcatccccaTCCTCGCAGGTGGTCTCTTCATGGCCCTGACCAACTTCCGTGGCCAGGTCAAGATGTTCCCCAACATGCCCGTCTTTGGCGTTCTCCTcgccttcctcttcctctaccTCGGCTGCCTCTCTCTAATGCTGCCCGGTCGCCGGGCCCTCCGCATCCCTCATTCTGTCGACAATCTTGCTGAGATCATTTCTCTCACTGCGGCTCGGGAGACTCTTTCAGACCCTGCTTTCTTAGCCGTCAAGGACACCACAGACCTCAAGGCCCGCCTGGGTCTTGATCGCTCTGATCCCCGTGAGCAGTCAATGTGGTACTTTGGCAGTTCCCGGGACGAGCGCTACGACAGCATCCGCCCTATGAAACGATTTACCGAAAAAAGAATGAGATCTCATAGATCTACCTGA
- a CDS encoding hypothetical protein (EggNog:ENOG41): protein MEPSSRLADLKLVSKYYPVTNYSYPQQPERPTHYRSRFSDDRASLGSEGSSPSLIDDRTDSEVSLDDDYQYHAHATELWDSFWLPSKSNNHEAHPKKQYPALIPSPHPQTQLHIQQKPQIQQMPQQKQPEQRRLNPWPLPKSAQNQGRKPSAAYSPFPKPLPLPPRDAPMTPSWQCSRDVRQKPQRPPRPHEEVYVFRSLQNSPLAARFAFSQDSPRPTTPKDRRPTTSQEIRAPTPSKIISHSETALRHSAGHVCVPKTQPPASVMRSKKSLPCMRPLPPTPQPETEEKPEAEPHSVFEYDDSDTESGSRSFWFHRRSGSDQRKTGQRTAPSSPRKRQNDVIGRMLGRRSRG, encoded by the coding sequence ATGGAGCCTTCTAGCAGATTGGCCGACCTCAAGCTCGTCTCAAAGTATTACCCTGTCACCAACTACTCGTATCCCCAACAGCCGGAACGCCCAACGCACTATCGAAGTCGCTTCTCTGACGACAGAGCCTCATTGGGCTCCGAGGGATCCTCGCCCAGTCTGATTGACGACCGAACAGACTCGGAGGTTTCTCTGGACGACGACTACCAGTATCACGCTCATGCTACAGAGCTTTGGGATAGCTTCTGGCTTCCTAGCAAGAGCAACAACCACGAGGCACACCCAAAAAAGCAGTATCCAGCTTTGATTCCATCTCCTCACCCACAAACCCAACTACATATTCAGCAAAAGCCGCAGATCCAGCAGATGCCACAACAGAAGCAGCCTGAGCAGCGCCGTCTCAACCCATGGCCTCTCCCCAAGAGTGCTCAGAACCAAGGCCGAAAGCCAAGTGCAGCTTACTCCCCCTTCCCAAAGCCTCTCCCACTTCCACCTCGAGATGCACCAATGACCCCATCTTGGCAATGCTCTCGAGATGTGAGGCAGAAGCCTCAACGTCCTCCTCGTCCCCACGAAGAGGTTTACGTCTTCCGCTCCCTCCAGAACTCACCACTTGCTGCCCGCTTTGCCTTCTCTCAAGACTCACCCCGACCTACTACACCAAAGGACAGACGTCCCACGACATCTCAAGAGATACGAGCCCCAACACCCTCAAAGATCATTTCACACTCTGAAACCGCCTTACGCCATTCTGCGGGACATGTTTGTGTACCCAAAACCCAGCCACCCGCTTCTGTGATGCGCTCAAAGAAGTCTCTCCCTTGCATGCGTCCTCTTCCGCCAACTCCACAACCGGAGACGGAAGAGAAACCGGAGGCTGAGCCCCACTCAGTCTTTGAATACGATGACTCTGATACCGAGTCTGGCAGCCGCTCATTCTGGTTTCATCGTCGGTCCGGAAGTGACCAACGAAAGACAGGCCAGCGAACTGCACCCTCATCGCCTCGCAAGAGACAAAACGATGTCATAGGGCGTATGCTAGGACGACGCAGTCGAGGCTGA